The Actinomycetota bacterium sequence GGGGGCGTCGCGGCCCGGCCACTTCGACGGGGTCTGCACCGTGGTCACCAAGCTGTTGCACCAGGTCCAGCCGGACGTCGCCGTCTTCGGCCGGAAGGACCACCAGCAGCTGGTGATCATCCGTCGCATGGTCGCTGACCTCGACATCCCCGTGGACGTGGTGGCCGTCCCCACCGTCCGCGAGGCGGACGGCGTCGCGGCGAGCAGCCGCAACGCCTACCTGGAGGTCGCCGACCGGAACGCCGCGAGGTGCCTGTCGAGGGGGCTGGCTGCAGCGGTCGAGGCCGCCCGACGGGCCCGCGATGCCGGCCAGCCACCCGACCCGGACGTGCTGCGGCGAGCGGCGCTCGGTACTATCGCCGCGGAGCCACGCGCCCGTGTGGACTACGTCGCGGTCGTCGACCCCGACACGCTCGTCCCGCCCGACGGGTCAACCCGCGGGACAGGGACCGGCGCCTCCGGACGTGCGCGCGGCCCCGGCACGGGACGTCGCTTGCGGCAGGAACGGTTGCTGGTCGCGGTCGCGGTGCACGTGGGCCCGGCGCGTCTGATCGACAACGTGGTCGTGGGCGACCACGACGACGAGGAGCGACTCGTCGACGCGGTCGGCGGGGCGGCGTCCGCTTGATCGGCCGGTTGGAACCGGGCGCTCCCCAGCGCGTGGAACGACACGGAGGCCACATGCGCCGCTCCCTGATGAAGTCCAAGATCCACCGCGCGACCGTCACGCAGGCCAACCTCGACTACGTCGGCTCGATCACGATCGACGCGGCGCTGATGGCCCGCGCCGACCTGATCGCGCACGAGAAGGTCCAGGTCGTCGACGTCGACAACGGCGCGCGCCTCGAGACGTACGTCATCCCGGACAGGTCCGGGTCGGGGGTGGTCGCGCTGAACGGGCCAGCCGCACGCCTGGTGCACCCGGGTGACCGCGTGATCGTCATCAGCTACGCGGAGTTCGACGAGGCAGAGGCCGTCTCGCACCAACCCACGGTCGTGTTCGTCGACGACGCCAACCGCGTCACC is a genomic window containing:
- the panC gene encoding pantoate--beta-alanine ligase produces the protein MRRVTTVTSVRGAVAALHQRGQTIGFVATMGALHAGHLSLVRAAAEHTDAVVVSIFVNPLQFGPGEDYLSYPRPVERDEAALLELGPATPSVLYTPTVAEMYPGWRPGTDRALDTAVSVRDLSDRLEGASRPGHFDGVCTVVTKLLHQVQPDVAVFGRKDHQQLVIIRRMVADLDIPVDVVAVPTVREADGVAASSRNAYLEVADRNAARCLSRGLAAAVEAARRARDAGQPPDPDVLRRAALGTIAAEPRARVDYVAVVDPDTLVPPDGSTRGTGTGASGRARGPGTGRRLRQERLLVAVAVHVGPARLIDNVVVGDHDDEERLVDAVGGAASA
- a CDS encoding aspartate 1-decarboxylase, producing the protein MRRSLMKSKIHRATVTQANLDYVGSITIDAALMARADLIAHEKVQVVDVDNGARLETYVIPDRSGSGVVALNGPAARLVHPGDRVIVISYAEFDEAEAVSHQPTVVFVDDANRVTAVGPEVAGALA